One Fusarium poae strain DAOMC 252244 chromosome 4, whole genome shotgun sequence DNA window includes the following coding sequences:
- a CDS encoding hypothetical protein (TransMembrane:2 (i181-202o273-291i)~BUSCO:47311at5125): protein MSGRYERVNAQDEEDFNNNNNNNRMSTVPHSPPPSFHSRAPSPQRQVDNTLADAFDDDDDSDDDVDDRQRLMRQNSTPSFETANATQTPAQPAVPAPAPSGSRSTRVVGGGSGSDGVFANLSARPERGNSDPEKDELPPSYEQAAADAAPPYWETTILAPGMGGPDEVYIDGMPVGSFFSFVWNGMISTSFQLVGFLLTYLLHSTHAAKNGSRAGLGITLIQYGFYMKGASEDEPPAMSGPDGYAAPPDPNSHNFKQGDVTDEDLGSISGSEWLGYVLMVVGWFLLIKSVAEFLRARRHEQLVLQSPDRGLGVPIIAEGESNERVV from the exons ATGTCGGGACGATACGAAAGA GTTAATGCCCAAGACGAGGAAGATTTCAACAataacaataacaacaaccgCATGTCCACAGTCCCCCACTCGCCACCACCCTCGTTTCACTCTCGAGCCCCCTCTCCTCAGCGCCAGGTCGACAACACCCTCGCCGATGCctttgacgatgacgacgatagCGACGATGACGTTGATGACCGACAGCGTTTGATGCGACAAAACTCGACGCCATCTTTCGAGACGGCCAATGCGACACAAACTCCTGCTCAACCGGCTGTTCCGGCACCAGCACCGTCTGGctcaagatcaacaagagttGTTGGAGGAGGCTCAGGATCGGATGGTGTTTTTGCCAATTTGTCTGCGCGTCCAGAGCGAGGCAACAGTGATCCTGAGAAGGATGAGCTACCACCG TCTTACGAACAAGCTGCGGCTGATGCTGCTCCCCCATACTGGGAGACAACAATCCTCGCTCCTGGCATGGGTGGACCTGACGAAGTTTACATCGACGGCATGCCAGTTGGATCATTCTTCTCATTCGTCTGGAACGGAATGATCTCAACATCCTTCCAACTCGTCGGTTTCCTCCTTACATATCTCCTACACTCTACCCACGCTGCCAAGAACGGCTCTCGTGCTGGTCTTGGCATCACTCTTATCCAATACGGCTTTTATATGAAGGGTGCCTCCGAAGACGAACCCCCAGCAATGAGCGGCCCCGATGGTTACGCAGCCCCACCAGACCCAAACTCGCACAACTTTAAGCAAGGCGACGTGACAGACGAGGATCTGGGCAGCATTAGCGGAAGCGAGTGGTTAGGATACGTCCTCATGGTCGTCGGCTGGTTTCTTCTTATCAAGAGTGTCGCCGAGTTCCTACGAGCACGTCGTCACGAGCAGCTTGTCCTGCAGAGCCCTGATCGTGGCCTGGGCGTCCCGATCATTGCCGAGGGCGAGTCCAACGAACGAGTGGTTTAA